The Lachnospiraceae bacterium KM106-2 nucleotide sequence AACATATATTCTTAAAAGAATCTTAAATAAAAATGAAATGGATTGATTTGCAAAATGAAGCACCATATAATATTCGATAGCTTACTGGGAGGTATTATACTAATGTTTAAAAAACTTAAAAACGTAAACTGGAGACCGCGATTCGTCATTGGTCTGATCGTCGGCATCTCATTTGTTGCATCAATAATCTTTGTTATTGTCAGACTGTTCTTTGCACCAAATGTAATAAATACTAATATACCATTTCAAAAATTAAGAAGTGATTACTTTCTTATGCTAATGCAATGTGCACTTGGTCTCTTTCTGATATTTTTACCTTACATAATTGAACGGAAATGGAAGATTTTCTTACCGGATATGATGTATGTCCTTTGTTTTATCTTCCTTTACTGTGCAATCTATCTTGGTGAAGTAAGAAGTTTTTATTACACGGTTCCACATTGGGATACGATTCTTCATGCGCTGAGTGCCGCCATGCTGGCTACTCTAGGCTTTAACTTGGTGAATATCTTAAATGATGCTCAGAACATTAAGATGGATATGAGTCCTTTCTTTGTCGCCTTCTTCGCGTTCTGCTTTAGTGTCG carries:
- a CDS encoding arginine/ornithine antiporter ArcD, which codes for MFKKLKNVNWRPRFVIGLIVGISFVASIIFVIVRLFFAPNVINTNIPFQKLRSDYFLMLMQCALGLFLIFLPYIIERKWKIFLPDMMYVLCFIFLYCAIYLGEVRSFYYTVPHWDTILHALSAAMLATLGFNLVNILNDAQNIKMDMSPFFVAFFAFCFSVACGAIWEIYEYTFDGILHFNMQKFATQTGTDLIGRAALYDTMKDIIVDTLSSLAISILGYVNLRYRLHVEKHKTSLNEGSHTN